In Hyphomicrobiales bacterium, a single window of DNA contains:
- the secY gene encoding preprotein translocase subunit SecY — protein sequence MASMAEQLAANMSFSALANSQELKNRIWFTLGALIVYRLGSYIPIPGIDSLALEQFATQNSAGILGWMNSLAGGALGRMAIFALNVMPYISASIIMQLMTSVSPTLEALKKEGESGRKKINQYTRYFTVLLAALQAYGIAVGLEGQSGIVTDPGIFFRASTVITLTGGTLFLMWLGEQITSRGIGNGVSLIIFSGIVANLPSGVAALLELGRTGQMSFFLILAIIVMAFAVIAFIVLVERAQRRLLIQYPKRQVGMKMTQAESSHLPIKINTAGVIPPIFASSLLLLPITVANFSAGKGPEWLNQVTALLGHGRPLYLLLFAALIVFFSFFQTSIMFNPKETADNLKKSGGFILGIRPGEKTAEYLDWILTRLTVIGAAYLVFICLIPEFLVGYSGIPFYFGGTSLLIVVSVTLDTVAQLQGHMLAQQYGKLLEKASLRSKKK from the coding sequence ATGGCATCGATGGCAGAACAGCTGGCTGCGAATATGAGCTTCAGCGCTCTTGCGAATTCGCAGGAGCTGAAGAATCGCATCTGGTTCACCCTGGGCGCACTGATCGTTTATCGCCTCGGCTCCTACATTCCGATTCCGGGTATCGATTCGCTCGCACTCGAGCAGTTTGCCACGCAGAATTCCGCCGGCATCCTGGGCTGGATGAACAGCCTCGCCGGTGGCGCGCTCGGCCGCATGGCCATCTTCGCCCTCAACGTGATGCCGTACATCTCGGCATCGATCATCATGCAGCTCATGACCAGCGTGTCGCCCACGCTGGAAGCCCTCAAGAAAGAGGGTGAGTCGGGCCGCAAGAAGATCAACCAGTACACCCGCTATTTCACCGTGCTGCTCGCCGCATTGCAGGCTTACGGAATCGCTGTCGGTCTCGAAGGGCAGAGCGGTATCGTCACCGATCCCGGAATCTTCTTCCGCGCCTCCACGGTCATCACGCTGACCGGTGGCACGCTCTTCCTGATGTGGCTCGGCGAACAGATCACCTCGCGCGGCATCGGCAACGGTGTGTCGCTGATCATCTTCTCTGGCATCGTGGCCAACCTGCCATCGGGTGTTGCGGCGTTGCTGGAGTTGGGCCGCACAGGCCAGATGTCGTTCTTCCTGATCCTTGCGATCATTGTGATGGCCTTCGCCGTCATTGCCTTCATCGTGCTGGTGGAGCGCGCCCAGCGCCGCCTCTTGATCCAGTATCCGAAGCGCCAGGTTGGCATGAAGATGACGCAGGCCGAATCCTCGCACCTGCCCATCAAGATCAACACGGCCGGCGTCATTCCGCCGATCTTCGCCTCGTCGTTGCTGCTGCTGCCCATCACGGTTGCCAACTTCTCCGCCGGCAAGGGTCCGGAATGGCTGAACCAGGTCACCGCCTTGCTCGGCCACGGCCGCCCGCTCTATCTCCTGCTGTTCGCAGCACTCATCGTCTTCTTCAGCTTCTTCCAGACCTCCATCATGTTCAACCCGAAGGAGACGGCGGATAACCTGAAGAAGTCCGGCGGCTTTATCCTTGGCATCCGTCCGGGCGAGAAGACTGCGGAATATCTAGACTGGATTCTCACGCGCCTCACCGTCATCGGTGCTGCATATCTCGTCTTTATCTGTCTCATTCCGGAATTCCTGGTCGGCTATTCGGGCATTCCCTTCTACTTCGGCGGCACCTCGCTGCTGATCGTTGTCAGTGTCACGCTGGATACTGTTGCCCAGTTGCAGGGCCACATGCTGGCGCAGCAGTATGGCAAGCTCCTTGAGAAGGCTTCTCTTCGGAGCAAGAAGAAATGA
- a CDS encoding adenylate kinase, with the protein MNIILLGPPGAGKGTQAKILEEKHGLKQLSTGDMLRAAIAAGTDVGKKAKAIMDRGDLVSDDVIIGIVSERMDKPDITAGVTFDGFPRTPAQAEALDKMLAGRKQKLDAVIEMKVDDEALVERISGRYTCAKCGQGYHEKFAPAKTPGVCDVCGGTEFTRRPDDNEKTVRDRLQVYNKQTAPLVAYYAAKGNLHVIDGMADITRVTGAIGSVLEKVRG; encoded by the coding sequence ATGAACATCATCTTGTTGGGGCCGCCCGGAGCGGGGAAGGGCACCCAGGCAAAGATCCTTGAAGAAAAGCACGGCCTGAAGCAGCTCTCCACCGGAGACATGCTGCGCGCGGCGATTGCCGCCGGGACGGACGTGGGCAAGAAGGCCAAGGCCATCATGGACCGCGGCGATCTGGTCTCCGACGACGTCATCATCGGCATCGTCTCCGAGCGCATGGACAAGCCCGACATCACCGCAGGCGTCACCTTCGACGGTTTCCCCCGCACCCCGGCCCAGGCAGAAGCCCTGGACAAGATGCTGGCGGGCCGGAAACAGAAGCTGGACGCCGTGATCGAGATGAAGGTCGACGACGAGGCGCTGGTGGAGCGCATCTCCGGCCGTTACACCTGCGCCAAGTGCGGGCAGGGCTACCACGAGAAATTTGCTCCGGCCAAGACGCCGGGCGTCTGCGACGTGTGTGGGGGAACCGAGTTCACCCGCCGTCCCGACGACAACGAAAAGACGGTCCGTGACCGTCTTCAGGTTTACAACAAGCAGACTGCTCCGCTGGTGGCGTACTACGCCGCCAAGGGCAACCTGCATGTGATCGACGGCATGGCCGATATCACCCGTGTAACGGGGGCGATCGGCTCGGTGCTGGAGAAGGTAAGGGGCTGA